The proteins below are encoded in one region of Festucalex cinctus isolate MCC-2025b chromosome 2, RoL_Fcin_1.0, whole genome shotgun sequence:
- the mbnl2 gene encoding muscleblind-like protein 2 isoform X7 gives MALNIASIRDTKWLTLEVCRQFQRGTCSRSDEECKFAHPSKSCQVENGRVIACFDSLKGRCTRENCKYLHPPAHLKTQLEINGRNNLIQQKTAAAMLAHQMQFMIPGTTMQPVQTFPVSQGLGSSAGLSYTPYLTPMSHSMGLVPAEILPSTPVIVPGSPPASLATASSTNQKLLRTDKLEVCREFQRGNCARGETDCRFAHPCDSPMIDTSDNTVTVCMDYIKSRCSREKCKYFHPPAHLQAKIKATQHQANQTAVAAQAVATTAAMAFPHSVLQPLPKRAALEKSNGASSLFNPSVLHYQQALASAQLQQPTFFPTGSVLCMTPASSLVPMMYSATPATVSAATTPAASVPYAATAQANQIILK, from the exons ATGGCTCTAAATATTGCCTCTATACGtgacacaaaatggctgacccTGGAAGTGTGTCGGCAGTTTCAGAGAGGGACTTGCTCACGCAGTGATGAAGAGTGCAAATTTGCCCACCCATCTAAAAGCTGCCAGGTGGAAAATGGGAGAGTAATTGCGTGTTTTGACTCTTTAAAG GGTCGCTGCACACGGGAGAACTGCAAGTACTTACACCCACCCGCTCACCTGAAAACCCAGCTGGAGATCAACGGGCGCAACAACCTGATCCAGCAGAAGACAGCGGCTGCTATGTTGGCCCATCAGATGCAGTTTATGATTCCCGGCACCACCATGCAACCTGTG CAGACCTTTCCAGTCAGCCAGGGTCTAGGCTCCAGTGCAGGTTTGAGCTACACGCCATACCTGACCCCCATGTCGCACAGCATGGGCCTGGTGCCCGCAGAAATCTTGCCCAGCACCCCCGTGATCGTGCCAGGCAGCCCTCCTGCATCATTGGCAACTGCCTCATCAACCAACCAAAAACTGTTGCGAACAGACAAGCTGGAG GTTTGTCGTGAGTTCCAGCGGGGCAACTGCGCTCGCGGCGAGACCGACTGCCGCTTTGCCCACCCGTGTGACAGCCCCATGATCGACACCAGTGACAACACAGTCACGGTCTGCATGGACTACATCAAGAGCCGCTGCTCCCGCGAGAAGTGCAAGTACTTCCACCCGCCAGCGCATCTGCAGGCCAAGATCAAGGCCACCCAACACCAGGCCAACCAGACGGCAGTGGCTGCGCAAGCCGTCGCCACGACAGCTGCCATG GCCTTTCCCCACAGCGTCCTACAGCCCCTACCAAAGAGAGCGGCACTGGAGAAGAGCAACGGTGCCAGCTCCCTATTTAACCCAAGTGTCTTGCATTACCAGCAGGCACTGGCCAGCGCACAGCTCCAACAGCCCACTTTCTTTCCTACGG GGTCAGTCCTGTGCATGACACCTGCTAGCAGTCTTG TCCCAATGATGTACAGTGCTACGCCTGCTACTGTCTCTGCAGCAACAACTCCGGCCGCAAGTGTCCCCTACGCTGCAACAGCCCAAGCCAATCAG ATCATCCTCAAGTAA
- the mbnl2 gene encoding muscleblind-like protein 2 isoform X10, with translation MALNIASIRDTKWLTLEVCRQFQRGTCSRSDEECKFAHPSKSCQVENGRVIACFDSLKGRCTRENCKYLHPPAHLKTQLEINGRNNLIQQKTAAAMLAHQMQFMIPGTTMQPVQTFPVSQGLGSSAGLSYTPYLTPMSHSMGLVPAEILPSTPVIVPGSPPASLATASSTNQKLLRTDKLEVCREFQRGNCARGETDCRFAHPCDSPMIDTSDNTVTVCMDYIKSRCSREKCKYFHPPAHLQAKIKATQHQANQTAVAAQAVATTAAMAFPHSVLQPLPKRAALEKSNGASSLFNPSVLHYQQALASAQLQQPTFFPTATTPAASVPYAATAQANQIILK, from the exons ATGGCTCTAAATATTGCCTCTATACGtgacacaaaatggctgacccTGGAAGTGTGTCGGCAGTTTCAGAGAGGGACTTGCTCACGCAGTGATGAAGAGTGCAAATTTGCCCACCCATCTAAAAGCTGCCAGGTGGAAAATGGGAGAGTAATTGCGTGTTTTGACTCTTTAAAG GGTCGCTGCACACGGGAGAACTGCAAGTACTTACACCCACCCGCTCACCTGAAAACCCAGCTGGAGATCAACGGGCGCAACAACCTGATCCAGCAGAAGACAGCGGCTGCTATGTTGGCCCATCAGATGCAGTTTATGATTCCCGGCACCACCATGCAACCTGTG CAGACCTTTCCAGTCAGCCAGGGTCTAGGCTCCAGTGCAGGTTTGAGCTACACGCCATACCTGACCCCCATGTCGCACAGCATGGGCCTGGTGCCCGCAGAAATCTTGCCCAGCACCCCCGTGATCGTGCCAGGCAGCCCTCCTGCATCATTGGCAACTGCCTCATCAACCAACCAAAAACTGTTGCGAACAGACAAGCTGGAG GTTTGTCGTGAGTTCCAGCGGGGCAACTGCGCTCGCGGCGAGACCGACTGCCGCTTTGCCCACCCGTGTGACAGCCCCATGATCGACACCAGTGACAACACAGTCACGGTCTGCATGGACTACATCAAGAGCCGCTGCTCCCGCGAGAAGTGCAAGTACTTCCACCCGCCAGCGCATCTGCAGGCCAAGATCAAGGCCACCCAACACCAGGCCAACCAGACGGCAGTGGCTGCGCAAGCCGTCGCCACGACAGCTGCCATG GCCTTTCCCCACAGCGTCCTACAGCCCCTACCAAAGAGAGCGGCACTGGAGAAGAGCAACGGTGCCAGCTCCCTATTTAACCCAAGTGTCTTGCATTACCAGCAGGCACTGGCCAGCGCACAGCTCCAACAGCCCACTTTCTTTCCTACGG CAACAACTCCGGCCGCAAGTGTCCCCTACGCTGCAACAGCCCAAGCCAATCAG ATCATCCTCAAGTAA
- the mbnl2 gene encoding muscleblind-like protein 2 isoform X3, whose product MALNIASIRDTKWLTLEVCRQFQRGTCSRSDEECKFAHPSKSCQVENGRVIACFDSLKGRCTRENCKYLHPPAHLKTQLEINGRNNLIQQKTAAAMLAHQMQFMIPGTTMQPVQTFPVSQGLGSSAGLSYTPYLTPMSHSMGLVPAEILPSTPVIVPGSPPASLATASSTNQKLLRTDKLEVCREFQRGNCARGETDCRFAHPCDSPMIDTSDNTVTVCMDYIKSRCSREKCKYFHPPAHLQAKIKATQHQANQTAVAAQAVATTAAMTQSTAKAMKRPLEATVDLAFPHSVLQPLPKRAALEKSNGASSLFNPSVLHYQQALASAQLQQPTFFPTGSVLCMTPASSLVPMMYSATPATVSAATTPAASVPYAATAQANQIILK is encoded by the exons ATGGCTCTAAATATTGCCTCTATACGtgacacaaaatggctgacccTGGAAGTGTGTCGGCAGTTTCAGAGAGGGACTTGCTCACGCAGTGATGAAGAGTGCAAATTTGCCCACCCATCTAAAAGCTGCCAGGTGGAAAATGGGAGAGTAATTGCGTGTTTTGACTCTTTAAAG GGTCGCTGCACACGGGAGAACTGCAAGTACTTACACCCACCCGCTCACCTGAAAACCCAGCTGGAGATCAACGGGCGCAACAACCTGATCCAGCAGAAGACAGCGGCTGCTATGTTGGCCCATCAGATGCAGTTTATGATTCCCGGCACCACCATGCAACCTGTG CAGACCTTTCCAGTCAGCCAGGGTCTAGGCTCCAGTGCAGGTTTGAGCTACACGCCATACCTGACCCCCATGTCGCACAGCATGGGCCTGGTGCCCGCAGAAATCTTGCCCAGCACCCCCGTGATCGTGCCAGGCAGCCCTCCTGCATCATTGGCAACTGCCTCATCAACCAACCAAAAACTGTTGCGAACAGACAAGCTGGAG GTTTGTCGTGAGTTCCAGCGGGGCAACTGCGCTCGCGGCGAGACCGACTGCCGCTTTGCCCACCCGTGTGACAGCCCCATGATCGACACCAGTGACAACACAGTCACGGTCTGCATGGACTACATCAAGAGCCGCTGCTCCCGCGAGAAGTGCAAGTACTTCCACCCGCCAGCGCATCTGCAGGCCAAGATCAAGGCCACCCAACACCAGGCCAACCAGACGGCAGTGGCTGCGCAAGCCGTCGCCACGACAGCTGCCATG ACTCAGTCGACTGCCAAAGCAATGAAGCGACCCCTCGAGGCAACTGTAGACCTG GCCTTTCCCCACAGCGTCCTACAGCCCCTACCAAAGAGAGCGGCACTGGAGAAGAGCAACGGTGCCAGCTCCCTATTTAACCCAAGTGTCTTGCATTACCAGCAGGCACTGGCCAGCGCACAGCTCCAACAGCCCACTTTCTTTCCTACGG GGTCAGTCCTGTGCATGACACCTGCTAGCAGTCTTG TCCCAATGATGTACAGTGCTACGCCTGCTACTGTCTCTGCAGCAACAACTCCGGCCGCAAGTGTCCCCTACGCTGCAACAGCCCAAGCCAATCAG ATCATCCTCAAGTAA
- the mbnl2 gene encoding muscleblind-like protein 2 isoform X6, producing MALNIASIRDTKWLTLEVCRQFQRGTCSRSDEECKFAHPSKSCQVENGRVIACFDSLKGRCTRENCKYLHPPAHLKTQLEINGRNNLIQQKTAAAMLAHQMQFMIPGTTMQPVQTFPVSQGLGSSAGLSYTPYLTPMSHSMGLVPAEILPSTPVIVPGSPPASLATASSTNQKLLRTDKLEVCREFQRGNCARGETDCRFAHPCDSPMIDTSDNTVTVCMDYIKSRCSREKCKYFHPPAHLQAKIKATQHQANQTAVAAQAVATTAAMTQSTAKAMKRPLEATVDLAFPHSVLQPLPKRAALEKSNGASSLFNPSVLHYQQALASAQLQQPTFFPTGSVLCMTPASSLATTPAASVPYAATAQANQIILK from the exons ATGGCTCTAAATATTGCCTCTATACGtgacacaaaatggctgacccTGGAAGTGTGTCGGCAGTTTCAGAGAGGGACTTGCTCACGCAGTGATGAAGAGTGCAAATTTGCCCACCCATCTAAAAGCTGCCAGGTGGAAAATGGGAGAGTAATTGCGTGTTTTGACTCTTTAAAG GGTCGCTGCACACGGGAGAACTGCAAGTACTTACACCCACCCGCTCACCTGAAAACCCAGCTGGAGATCAACGGGCGCAACAACCTGATCCAGCAGAAGACAGCGGCTGCTATGTTGGCCCATCAGATGCAGTTTATGATTCCCGGCACCACCATGCAACCTGTG CAGACCTTTCCAGTCAGCCAGGGTCTAGGCTCCAGTGCAGGTTTGAGCTACACGCCATACCTGACCCCCATGTCGCACAGCATGGGCCTGGTGCCCGCAGAAATCTTGCCCAGCACCCCCGTGATCGTGCCAGGCAGCCCTCCTGCATCATTGGCAACTGCCTCATCAACCAACCAAAAACTGTTGCGAACAGACAAGCTGGAG GTTTGTCGTGAGTTCCAGCGGGGCAACTGCGCTCGCGGCGAGACCGACTGCCGCTTTGCCCACCCGTGTGACAGCCCCATGATCGACACCAGTGACAACACAGTCACGGTCTGCATGGACTACATCAAGAGCCGCTGCTCCCGCGAGAAGTGCAAGTACTTCCACCCGCCAGCGCATCTGCAGGCCAAGATCAAGGCCACCCAACACCAGGCCAACCAGACGGCAGTGGCTGCGCAAGCCGTCGCCACGACAGCTGCCATG ACTCAGTCGACTGCCAAAGCAATGAAGCGACCCCTCGAGGCAACTGTAGACCTG GCCTTTCCCCACAGCGTCCTACAGCCCCTACCAAAGAGAGCGGCACTGGAGAAGAGCAACGGTGCCAGCTCCCTATTTAACCCAAGTGTCTTGCATTACCAGCAGGCACTGGCCAGCGCACAGCTCCAACAGCCCACTTTCTTTCCTACGG GGTCAGTCCTGTGCATGACACCTGCTAGCAGTCTTG CAACAACTCCGGCCGCAAGTGTCCCCTACGCTGCAACAGCCCAAGCCAATCAG ATCATCCTCAAGTAA
- the mbnl2 gene encoding muscleblind-like protein 2 isoform X9 codes for MALNIASIRDTKWLTLEVCRQFQRGTCSRSDEECKFAHPSKSCQVENGRVIACFDSLKGRCTRENCKYLHPPAHLKTQLEINGRNNLIQQKTAAAMLAHQMQFMIPGTTMQPVQTFPVSQGLGSSAGLSYTPYLTPMSHSMGLVPAEILPSTPVIVPGSPPASLATASSTNQKLLRTDKLEVCREFQRGNCARGETDCRFAHPCDSPMIDTSDNTVTVCMDYIKSRCSREKCKYFHPPAHLQAKIKATQHQANQTAVAAQAVATTAAMTQSTAKAMKRPLEATVDLAFPHSVLQPLPKRAALEKSNGASSLFNPSVLHYQQALASAQLQQPTFFPTATTPAASVPYAATAQANQIILK; via the exons ATGGCTCTAAATATTGCCTCTATACGtgacacaaaatggctgacccTGGAAGTGTGTCGGCAGTTTCAGAGAGGGACTTGCTCACGCAGTGATGAAGAGTGCAAATTTGCCCACCCATCTAAAAGCTGCCAGGTGGAAAATGGGAGAGTAATTGCGTGTTTTGACTCTTTAAAG GGTCGCTGCACACGGGAGAACTGCAAGTACTTACACCCACCCGCTCACCTGAAAACCCAGCTGGAGATCAACGGGCGCAACAACCTGATCCAGCAGAAGACAGCGGCTGCTATGTTGGCCCATCAGATGCAGTTTATGATTCCCGGCACCACCATGCAACCTGTG CAGACCTTTCCAGTCAGCCAGGGTCTAGGCTCCAGTGCAGGTTTGAGCTACACGCCATACCTGACCCCCATGTCGCACAGCATGGGCCTGGTGCCCGCAGAAATCTTGCCCAGCACCCCCGTGATCGTGCCAGGCAGCCCTCCTGCATCATTGGCAACTGCCTCATCAACCAACCAAAAACTGTTGCGAACAGACAAGCTGGAG GTTTGTCGTGAGTTCCAGCGGGGCAACTGCGCTCGCGGCGAGACCGACTGCCGCTTTGCCCACCCGTGTGACAGCCCCATGATCGACACCAGTGACAACACAGTCACGGTCTGCATGGACTACATCAAGAGCCGCTGCTCCCGCGAGAAGTGCAAGTACTTCCACCCGCCAGCGCATCTGCAGGCCAAGATCAAGGCCACCCAACACCAGGCCAACCAGACGGCAGTGGCTGCGCAAGCCGTCGCCACGACAGCTGCCATG ACTCAGTCGACTGCCAAAGCAATGAAGCGACCCCTCGAGGCAACTGTAGACCTG GCCTTTCCCCACAGCGTCCTACAGCCCCTACCAAAGAGAGCGGCACTGGAGAAGAGCAACGGTGCCAGCTCCCTATTTAACCCAAGTGTCTTGCATTACCAGCAGGCACTGGCCAGCGCACAGCTCCAACAGCCCACTTTCTTTCCTACGG CAACAACTCCGGCCGCAAGTGTCCCCTACGCTGCAACAGCCCAAGCCAATCAG ATCATCCTCAAGTAA
- the mbnl2 gene encoding muscleblind-like protein 2 isoform X5: protein MALNIASIRDTKWLTLEVCRQFQRGTCSRSDEECKFAHPSKSCQVENGRVIACFDSLKGRCTRENCKYLHPPAHLKTQLEINGRNNLIQQKTAAAMLAHQMQFMIPGTTMQPVQTFPVSQGLGSSAGLSYTPYLTPMSHSMGLVPAEILPSTPVIVPGSPPASLATASSTNQKLLRTDKLEVCREFQRGNCARGETDCRFAHPCDSPMIDTSDNTVTVCMDYIKSRCSREKCKYFHPPAHLQAKIKATQHQANQTAVAAQAVATTAAMAFPHSVLQPLPKRAALEKSNGASSLFNPSVLHYQQALASAQLQQPTFFPTGSVLCMTPASSLDHPQVSTTTKRPACDGAALETPKLPACKYYLPSPIEVQQPAC from the exons ATGGCTCTAAATATTGCCTCTATACGtgacacaaaatggctgacccTGGAAGTGTGTCGGCAGTTTCAGAGAGGGACTTGCTCACGCAGTGATGAAGAGTGCAAATTTGCCCACCCATCTAAAAGCTGCCAGGTGGAAAATGGGAGAGTAATTGCGTGTTTTGACTCTTTAAAG GGTCGCTGCACACGGGAGAACTGCAAGTACTTACACCCACCCGCTCACCTGAAAACCCAGCTGGAGATCAACGGGCGCAACAACCTGATCCAGCAGAAGACAGCGGCTGCTATGTTGGCCCATCAGATGCAGTTTATGATTCCCGGCACCACCATGCAACCTGTG CAGACCTTTCCAGTCAGCCAGGGTCTAGGCTCCAGTGCAGGTTTGAGCTACACGCCATACCTGACCCCCATGTCGCACAGCATGGGCCTGGTGCCCGCAGAAATCTTGCCCAGCACCCCCGTGATCGTGCCAGGCAGCCCTCCTGCATCATTGGCAACTGCCTCATCAACCAACCAAAAACTGTTGCGAACAGACAAGCTGGAG GTTTGTCGTGAGTTCCAGCGGGGCAACTGCGCTCGCGGCGAGACCGACTGCCGCTTTGCCCACCCGTGTGACAGCCCCATGATCGACACCAGTGACAACACAGTCACGGTCTGCATGGACTACATCAAGAGCCGCTGCTCCCGCGAGAAGTGCAAGTACTTCCACCCGCCAGCGCATCTGCAGGCCAAGATCAAGGCCACCCAACACCAGGCCAACCAGACGGCAGTGGCTGCGCAAGCCGTCGCCACGACAGCTGCCATG GCCTTTCCCCACAGCGTCCTACAGCCCCTACCAAAGAGAGCGGCACTGGAGAAGAGCAACGGTGCCAGCTCCCTATTTAACCCAAGTGTCTTGCATTACCAGCAGGCACTGGCCAGCGCACAGCTCCAACAGCCCACTTTCTTTCCTACGG GGTCAGTCCTGTGCATGACACCTGCTAGCAGTCTTG ATCATCCTCAAGTAAGCACCACAACAAAAAGGCCGGCGTGTGACGGAGCTGCACTAGAAACCCCCAAACTGCCCGCGTGTAAATACTACCTTCCTTCTCCCATAGAGGTCCAGCAACCTGCATGCTAA
- the mbnl2 gene encoding muscleblind-like protein 2 isoform X8: MALNIASIRDTKWLTLEVCRQFQRGTCSRSDEECKFAHPSKSCQVENGRVIACFDSLKGRCTRENCKYLHPPAHLKTQLEINGRNNLIQQKTAAAMLAHQMQFMIPGTTMQPVQTFPVSQGLGSSAGLSYTPYLTPMSHSMGLVPAEILPSTPVIVPGSPPASLATASSTNQKLLRTDKLEVCREFQRGNCARGETDCRFAHPCDSPMIDTSDNTVTVCMDYIKSRCSREKCKYFHPPAHLQAKIKATQHQANQTAVAAQAVATTAAMAFPHSVLQPLPKRAALEKSNGASSLFNPSVLHYQQALASAQLQQPTFFPTDHPQVSTTTKRPACDGAALETPKLPACKYYLPSPIEVQQPAC; the protein is encoded by the exons ATGGCTCTAAATATTGCCTCTATACGtgacacaaaatggctgacccTGGAAGTGTGTCGGCAGTTTCAGAGAGGGACTTGCTCACGCAGTGATGAAGAGTGCAAATTTGCCCACCCATCTAAAAGCTGCCAGGTGGAAAATGGGAGAGTAATTGCGTGTTTTGACTCTTTAAAG GGTCGCTGCACACGGGAGAACTGCAAGTACTTACACCCACCCGCTCACCTGAAAACCCAGCTGGAGATCAACGGGCGCAACAACCTGATCCAGCAGAAGACAGCGGCTGCTATGTTGGCCCATCAGATGCAGTTTATGATTCCCGGCACCACCATGCAACCTGTG CAGACCTTTCCAGTCAGCCAGGGTCTAGGCTCCAGTGCAGGTTTGAGCTACACGCCATACCTGACCCCCATGTCGCACAGCATGGGCCTGGTGCCCGCAGAAATCTTGCCCAGCACCCCCGTGATCGTGCCAGGCAGCCCTCCTGCATCATTGGCAACTGCCTCATCAACCAACCAAAAACTGTTGCGAACAGACAAGCTGGAG GTTTGTCGTGAGTTCCAGCGGGGCAACTGCGCTCGCGGCGAGACCGACTGCCGCTTTGCCCACCCGTGTGACAGCCCCATGATCGACACCAGTGACAACACAGTCACGGTCTGCATGGACTACATCAAGAGCCGCTGCTCCCGCGAGAAGTGCAAGTACTTCCACCCGCCAGCGCATCTGCAGGCCAAGATCAAGGCCACCCAACACCAGGCCAACCAGACGGCAGTGGCTGCGCAAGCCGTCGCCACGACAGCTGCCATG GCCTTTCCCCACAGCGTCCTACAGCCCCTACCAAAGAGAGCGGCACTGGAGAAGAGCAACGGTGCCAGCTCCCTATTTAACCCAAGTGTCTTGCATTACCAGCAGGCACTGGCCAGCGCACAGCTCCAACAGCCCACTTTCTTTCCTACGG ATCATCCTCAAGTAAGCACCACAACAAAAAGGCCGGCGTGTGACGGAGCTGCACTAGAAACCCCCAAACTGCCCGCGTGTAAATACTACCTTCCTTCTCCCATAGAGGTCCAGCAACCTGCATGCTAA
- the mbnl2 gene encoding muscleblind-like protein 2 isoform X2, with protein sequence MALNIASIRDTKWLTLEVCRQFQRGTCSRSDEECKFAHPSKSCQVENGRVIACFDSLKGRCTRENCKYLHPPAHLKTQLEINGRNNLIQQKTAAAMLAHQMQFMIPGTTMQPVTFPVSQGLGSSAGLSYTPYLTPMSHSMGLVPAEILPSTPVIVPGSPPASLATASSTNQKLLRTDKLEVCREFQRGNCARGETDCRFAHPCDSPMIDTSDNTVTVCMDYIKSRCSREKCKYFHPPAHLQAKIKATQHQANQTAVAAQAVATTAAMTQSTAKAMKRPLEATVDLAFPHSVLQPLPKRAALEKSNGASSLFNPSVLHYQQALASAQLQQPTFFPTGSVLCMTPASSLDHPQVSTTTKRPACDGAALETPKLPACKYYLPSPIEVQQPAC encoded by the exons ATGGCTCTAAATATTGCCTCTATACGtgacacaaaatggctgacccTGGAAGTGTGTCGGCAGTTTCAGAGAGGGACTTGCTCACGCAGTGATGAAGAGTGCAAATTTGCCCACCCATCTAAAAGCTGCCAGGTGGAAAATGGGAGAGTAATTGCGTGTTTTGACTCTTTAAAG GGTCGCTGCACACGGGAGAACTGCAAGTACTTACACCCACCCGCTCACCTGAAAACCCAGCTGGAGATCAACGGGCGCAACAACCTGATCCAGCAGAAGACAGCGGCTGCTATGTTGGCCCATCAGATGCAGTTTATGATTCCCGGCACCACCATGCAACCTGTG ACCTTTCCAGTCAGCCAGGGTCTAGGCTCCAGTGCAGGTTTGAGCTACACGCCATACCTGACCCCCATGTCGCACAGCATGGGCCTGGTGCCCGCAGAAATCTTGCCCAGCACCCCCGTGATCGTGCCAGGCAGCCCTCCTGCATCATTGGCAACTGCCTCATCAACCAACCAAAAACTGTTGCGAACAGACAAGCTGGAG GTTTGTCGTGAGTTCCAGCGGGGCAACTGCGCTCGCGGCGAGACCGACTGCCGCTTTGCCCACCCGTGTGACAGCCCCATGATCGACACCAGTGACAACACAGTCACGGTCTGCATGGACTACATCAAGAGCCGCTGCTCCCGCGAGAAGTGCAAGTACTTCCACCCGCCAGCGCATCTGCAGGCCAAGATCAAGGCCACCCAACACCAGGCCAACCAGACGGCAGTGGCTGCGCAAGCCGTCGCCACGACAGCTGCCATG ACTCAGTCGACTGCCAAAGCAATGAAGCGACCCCTCGAGGCAACTGTAGACCTG GCCTTTCCCCACAGCGTCCTACAGCCCCTACCAAAGAGAGCGGCACTGGAGAAGAGCAACGGTGCCAGCTCCCTATTTAACCCAAGTGTCTTGCATTACCAGCAGGCACTGGCCAGCGCACAGCTCCAACAGCCCACTTTCTTTCCTACGG GGTCAGTCCTGTGCATGACACCTGCTAGCAGTCTTG ATCATCCTCAAGTAAGCACCACAACAAAAAGGCCGGCGTGTGACGGAGCTGCACTAGAAACCCCCAAACTGCCCGCGTGTAAATACTACCTTCCTTCTCCCATAGAGGTCCAGCAACCTGCATGCTAA
- the mbnl2 gene encoding muscleblind-like protein 2 isoform X1: MALNIASIRDTKWLTLEVCRQFQRGTCSRSDEECKFAHPSKSCQVENGRVIACFDSLKGRCTRENCKYLHPPAHLKTQLEINGRNNLIQQKTAAAMLAHQMQFMIPGTTMQPVQTFPVSQGLGSSAGLSYTPYLTPMSHSMGLVPAEILPSTPVIVPGSPPASLATASSTNQKLLRTDKLEVCREFQRGNCARGETDCRFAHPCDSPMIDTSDNTVTVCMDYIKSRCSREKCKYFHPPAHLQAKIKATQHQANQTAVAAQAVATTAAMTQSTAKAMKRPLEATVDLAFPHSVLQPLPKRAALEKSNGASSLFNPSVLHYQQALASAQLQQPTFFPTGSVLCMTPASSLDHPQVSTTTKRPACDGAALETPKLPACKYYLPSPIEVQQPAC; encoded by the exons ATGGCTCTAAATATTGCCTCTATACGtgacacaaaatggctgacccTGGAAGTGTGTCGGCAGTTTCAGAGAGGGACTTGCTCACGCAGTGATGAAGAGTGCAAATTTGCCCACCCATCTAAAAGCTGCCAGGTGGAAAATGGGAGAGTAATTGCGTGTTTTGACTCTTTAAAG GGTCGCTGCACACGGGAGAACTGCAAGTACTTACACCCACCCGCTCACCTGAAAACCCAGCTGGAGATCAACGGGCGCAACAACCTGATCCAGCAGAAGACAGCGGCTGCTATGTTGGCCCATCAGATGCAGTTTATGATTCCCGGCACCACCATGCAACCTGTG CAGACCTTTCCAGTCAGCCAGGGTCTAGGCTCCAGTGCAGGTTTGAGCTACACGCCATACCTGACCCCCATGTCGCACAGCATGGGCCTGGTGCCCGCAGAAATCTTGCCCAGCACCCCCGTGATCGTGCCAGGCAGCCCTCCTGCATCATTGGCAACTGCCTCATCAACCAACCAAAAACTGTTGCGAACAGACAAGCTGGAG GTTTGTCGTGAGTTCCAGCGGGGCAACTGCGCTCGCGGCGAGACCGACTGCCGCTTTGCCCACCCGTGTGACAGCCCCATGATCGACACCAGTGACAACACAGTCACGGTCTGCATGGACTACATCAAGAGCCGCTGCTCCCGCGAGAAGTGCAAGTACTTCCACCCGCCAGCGCATCTGCAGGCCAAGATCAAGGCCACCCAACACCAGGCCAACCAGACGGCAGTGGCTGCGCAAGCCGTCGCCACGACAGCTGCCATG ACTCAGTCGACTGCCAAAGCAATGAAGCGACCCCTCGAGGCAACTGTAGACCTG GCCTTTCCCCACAGCGTCCTACAGCCCCTACCAAAGAGAGCGGCACTGGAGAAGAGCAACGGTGCCAGCTCCCTATTTAACCCAAGTGTCTTGCATTACCAGCAGGCACTGGCCAGCGCACAGCTCCAACAGCCCACTTTCTTTCCTACGG GGTCAGTCCTGTGCATGACACCTGCTAGCAGTCTTG ATCATCCTCAAGTAAGCACCACAACAAAAAGGCCGGCGTGTGACGGAGCTGCACTAGAAACCCCCAAACTGCCCGCGTGTAAATACTACCTTCCTTCTCCCATAGAGGTCCAGCAACCTGCATGCTAA